Proteins encoded together in one Microbacterium sp. ABRD28 window:
- a CDS encoding SIMPL domain-containing protein, with translation MSEVVVTVHGEHEARVAPEEAVATLVVRAEGATRERVVAEVSAWTAPLRDELESAHAEGRVAQWSSDSVSAWSERPWNAEGKRLAPVFHATVNLSATFTDFDALSAWASEVVERDGVQFTGVDWRLSPLTRAALERSVAAEAVTVAVERATAYARALGLSDVTAVEIADAGMLTNDRGARGESMRPLMARAAFAGDAGAAEIRLQPADVVVSATVDARFVAR, from the coding sequence ATGAGTGAGGTCGTGGTGACGGTGCACGGGGAGCACGAGGCTCGGGTGGCCCCTGAGGAGGCCGTGGCCACACTGGTGGTGCGCGCCGAGGGCGCAACCCGGGAACGTGTGGTCGCTGAGGTCTCCGCCTGGACCGCGCCGCTGCGCGACGAGCTCGAGTCCGCGCACGCCGAAGGACGTGTCGCGCAGTGGTCGAGCGACAGTGTGTCGGCGTGGTCGGAGCGGCCATGGAACGCCGAGGGGAAGCGGCTGGCACCCGTCTTCCACGCCACGGTGAACCTGTCGGCGACCTTCACCGATTTCGACGCCCTGTCCGCGTGGGCGAGCGAGGTCGTCGAACGCGACGGCGTGCAGTTCACGGGGGTCGACTGGCGGCTGTCCCCTCTGACGCGGGCGGCTCTGGAGCGCTCGGTCGCCGCTGAGGCGGTGACCGTCGCCGTGGAGCGCGCGACGGCCTATGCCCGCGCGCTCGGACTGTCGGATGTCACCGCCGTCGAGATCGCGGATGCCGGGATGCTGACCAATGATCGTGGCGCGCGCGGCGAGTCGATGCGTCCCCTGATGGCGCGCGCGGCGTTCGCCGGTGATGCGGGCGCTGCCGAGATCCGGCTTCAGCCCGCCGATGTCGTCGTCAGCGCCACCGTCGACGCCCGCTTCGTCGCCCGTTGA
- the ftsX gene encoding permease-like cell division protein FtsX produces MRVGLVLAEAFTGLRRNASMVISVVLVTFVSLTFVGAAILMQMQIGKMENFWADRAQVAISMCTSVSTQEDTCAGGVATAEQIAAVQTQLDSPAIAPLIDEVRFENRDEAYANVIDLLGEDYASVITPDQLNETFRINLVDHRRSDVIIEAFQGMEGVEVVEDQLQYLDPLFSALTVATYIAVGIAGLMLIAAVLLIATTIRLSAFARRRELGIMRMVGASNRFIQTPFVLEGVFAALIGSILASVTVVLGLHFGVEELRGRVQFVTTWVDGGDVAVVIPVIVAIGVVLAALSASFAIRRWLRT; encoded by the coding sequence ATGAGGGTCGGTCTGGTGTTGGCCGAGGCGTTCACGGGTCTTCGCCGGAACGCGTCGATGGTCATCTCGGTGGTGCTCGTCACGTTCGTCTCACTCACCTTCGTCGGCGCGGCGATCCTCATGCAGATGCAGATCGGCAAGATGGAGAACTTCTGGGCCGACCGGGCTCAGGTCGCGATCAGCATGTGCACGTCGGTGTCGACGCAGGAGGACACCTGTGCGGGCGGCGTCGCGACGGCCGAGCAGATCGCTGCGGTGCAGACGCAGCTGGACAGCCCGGCGATCGCCCCGCTCATCGATGAGGTGCGCTTCGAGAACCGCGACGAGGCCTACGCGAACGTCATCGACCTGCTCGGCGAGGACTACGCGAGCGTCATCACCCCCGATCAGCTGAACGAGACCTTCCGGATCAACCTCGTCGACCACCGCCGCTCAGACGTCATCATCGAGGCGTTCCAGGGCATGGAGGGAGTCGAAGTCGTCGAGGATCAGCTGCAGTACCTCGATCCGCTCTTCTCGGCGCTGACCGTCGCGACCTACATCGCGGTGGGGATCGCCGGGCTGATGCTCATCGCCGCGGTGCTCCTCATCGCCACCACGATCCGACTGTCGGCCTTCGCCCGGCGTCGCGAGCTCGGCATCATGCGCATGGTCGGAGCATCCAACCGCTTCATCCAGACCCCGTTCGTCCTCGAGGGTGTCTTCGCCGCCCTCATCGGCTCGATCCTGGCGAGCGTCACGGTCGTGCTGGGATTGCATTTCGGCGTCGAGGAGCTCCGCGGACGCGTGCAGTTCGTCACCACGTGGGTCGACGGCGGCGACGTCGCCGTCGTGATCCCCGTGATCGTCGCCATCGGCGTGGTCCTCGCCGCGCTCTCGGCGAGCTTCGCCATCCGCCGGTGGCTGCGGACCTGA
- a CDS encoding sigma-70 family RNA polymerase sigma factor, which yields MSIDNSAVSPPGAADEGVGERFRDGDERALEEIYRRWSPVVFTLALRSLGDRSDAEDVTQKTFVSAWGSRASFDPAKARVSTWLIAIARRRIADTHEARARIGALQRELERYAEPTGRDAPEVDIGDTILLADEISRLEPDAQEVVKLAFYDDLTHQQIASRLDMPLGTVKSHIRRSLTRLRSRLEVSHAAS from the coding sequence ATGAGCATCGACAATTCGGCGGTATCACCGCCGGGAGCAGCTGACGAAGGGGTCGGTGAGCGGTTCCGAGACGGAGACGAACGGGCACTGGAGGAGATCTACCGGCGCTGGTCGCCGGTCGTGTTCACCCTGGCGCTGCGCTCGCTCGGAGACCGCAGCGACGCCGAAGACGTCACGCAGAAGACGTTCGTCTCCGCGTGGGGGTCCCGCGCGAGCTTCGACCCCGCGAAAGCGCGTGTGTCGACCTGGTTGATCGCCATCGCCCGCCGCCGGATCGCCGACACCCATGAGGCGCGCGCACGAATCGGCGCTCTGCAACGCGAGCTGGAGAGGTACGCCGAGCCCACGGGTCGTGACGCCCCCGAGGTCGACATCGGCGATACCATCCTTCTCGCCGATGAGATCAGCCGCTTGGAACCGGACGCCCAAGAGGTGGTCAAGTTGGCCTTCTACGACGATCTGACGCACCAGCAGATCGCCTCCCGCCTCGACATGCCGCTGGGCACCGTCAAGAGCCATATCCGTCGAAGTCTTACCCGTCTGCGATCCCGATTGGAGGTGAGCCATGCAGCATCTTGA
- a CDS encoding dodecin family protein produces the protein MSQVAKITTLSSRSELSFEDAVRGGVERAAATLRHVSGAWVKEQTVEVREGGIVAFQVVLEVTFVLEDSDH, from the coding sequence ATGTCCCAGGTCGCGAAGATCACCACGCTGAGCTCCCGGTCGGAGCTGAGCTTCGAAGATGCTGTGCGGGGAGGTGTCGAGCGGGCTGCTGCGACGTTGCGTCACGTCAGCGGCGCATGGGTCAAGGAGCAGACCGTCGAGGTACGCGAAGGAGGCATCGTGGCTTTCCAGGTGGTCCTGGAGGTGACGTTCGTCCTCGAGGATTCGGACCACTGA
- the prfB gene encoding peptide chain release factor 2: MLEFDPSDDIKALRSTFSDIKAVVDVDALESEIARLSEEAGAPDLWDDVDKAQKVTSALSHRQSELKRISDIEQRLDDLEVLVELANEMEDEDSAEEARHEIAELEDVIGQLEVQTLLDGEYDDRSAVVTIRSGAGGDDATDFAEMLMRMYLRWAERHKYPVKVMDTSYAEGAGIKSATFEIDAPYAYGTLSVEAGTHRLARISPFGAADKRQTSFAAVEVIPVMEEAVEVDIPEGDIRVDVFRSSGPGGQSVNTTDSAVRITHLPTGIVVSMQNEKSQIQNRAAAMRVLQTRLLLLKREEEAAKKKELAGTITASWGDQMRSYFLYGQQLVKDLRTGHEVGNPAPVFDGDIDGFIAAGIRWRKRKDDDD, translated from the coding sequence ATGCTCGAATTCGATCCGTCCGACGACATCAAGGCCCTCCGGTCCACGTTCTCCGACATCAAGGCCGTCGTCGACGTCGACGCCCTCGAGTCCGAGATCGCGCGCCTCAGTGAGGAAGCCGGCGCCCCCGACCTCTGGGACGACGTGGACAAGGCGCAGAAGGTCACCAGCGCCCTCAGCCACCGCCAGAGCGAGCTCAAGCGCATCTCCGACATCGAGCAGCGCCTCGACGATCTTGAGGTGCTCGTCGAACTCGCCAACGAGATGGAGGACGAAGACTCCGCTGAGGAGGCCCGTCACGAGATCGCCGAGCTCGAGGACGTCATCGGTCAGCTCGAGGTGCAGACGCTCCTCGACGGCGAGTACGACGACCGTTCCGCGGTGGTGACGATCCGATCCGGCGCGGGCGGCGACGACGCCACCGACTTCGCCGAAATGCTGATGCGCATGTACCTGCGGTGGGCCGAGCGCCACAAGTACCCCGTCAAGGTCATGGACACCTCCTACGCGGAGGGCGCCGGGATCAAATCGGCCACCTTCGAGATCGATGCGCCCTACGCCTACGGCACGTTGTCGGTCGAGGCGGGCACCCACCGCCTCGCGAGGATCAGTCCGTTCGGCGCCGCCGACAAGCGACAGACCTCCTTCGCCGCCGTCGAGGTGATCCCGGTGATGGAGGAGGCCGTCGAGGTCGACATCCCCGAGGGTGACATCCGGGTCGACGTCTTCCGCTCTTCCGGACCGGGCGGTCAGTCGGTGAACACCACCGACTCGGCGGTGCGCATCACCCACCTTCCGACCGGCATCGTCGTGTCGATGCAGAACGAGAAGTCGCAGATCCAGAACCGCGCGGCCGCGATGCGTGTGCTCCAGACGCGCCTGCTGCTGCTCAAGCGCGAGGAGGAGGCGGCGAAGAAGAAGGAGCTCGCGGGAACCATCACCGCCAGCTGGGGCGACCAGATGCGCTCGTACTTCCTGTACGGCCAGCAGCTGGTGAAAGACCTGCGCACCGGCCACGAGGTCGGCAACCCCGCGCCGGTGTTCGACGGTGACATCGACGGCTTCATCGCCGCCGGCATCCGCTGGCGCAAGCGCAAAGATGACGACGACTGA
- a CDS encoding class F sortase: protein MMRARRAAPLAALLVLALTGCGTPAQSAGVQQPATSLPAPEISAQAPTPSVEIPVAPATPAPAAVVPAPVRVSVADAGIDVPVIPVGVDANQAMELPEDPAVAGWYRFGPGPQSPEGRAVISAHVDMPGYGIGPFSRIRDLAQGTLIEVTDDTGNLTRYRLDSVTYYKKADLPVDDLFARSGSPMLVLITCGGAFDASIGRYEDNVVALATPVQE, encoded by the coding sequence ATGATGAGGGCGAGGCGGGCAGCACCCCTGGCGGCACTGCTCGTCCTCGCCCTCACCGGCTGCGGCACTCCGGCCCAATCGGCCGGAGTGCAGCAGCCGGCCACCTCGCTTCCCGCGCCGGAGATCTCCGCTCAGGCGCCGACTCCCTCGGTGGAGATCCCCGTGGCACCGGCCACACCGGCGCCGGCCGCCGTCGTACCGGCACCGGTTCGAGTGTCGGTGGCCGACGCGGGGATCGACGTCCCGGTGATCCCGGTCGGCGTCGATGCCAACCAGGCGATGGAACTGCCGGAAGACCCCGCAGTGGCCGGGTGGTATCGCTTCGGCCCTGGTCCTCAGTCCCCGGAGGGTCGCGCTGTCATCTCCGCCCACGTGGACATGCCGGGATACGGGATCGGCCCCTTCAGCCGCATCCGGGATCTGGCGCAGGGAACGCTCATCGAGGTGACCGATGACACAGGGAACCTCACCCGTTACCGACTGGACTCGGTCACCTATTACAAGAAGGCGGACCTTCCTGTCGATGACTTGTTCGCCCGGTCCGGTTCCCCCATGCTGGTGCTCATCACCTGCGGTGGCGCGTTCGATGCGTCGATCGGCCGCTACGAGGACAACGTGGTGGCCCTCGCCACCCCCGTACAGGAGTGA
- the ftsE gene encoding cell division ATP-binding protein FtsE, with protein MIRFENVTKHYRGTSRPALNKVDFEVLRGEFVFLVGASGSGKSSCLRLILREDVPSDGRVVVLGRDVRTLSNRKVPYFRRHIGAVFQDFRLLPSKTVFQNVAFTLQVIGSSRAFIQQAVPEVLALVGLAGKEKRFPHELSGGEQQRVAIARALANRPQVLLADEPTGNLDPATSVDIMQLLARINANGTTVVMATHEAGFVDQMKRRVIELKNGEMVRDERHGGYGDTSAIPSLAPEPERGAAAVAALTAVLELQREAAAMAGTSLPTESGAPPWAGETRESAPEPATIPAGAQAQQPERAPAPGSATHGITRPQTQPVPVQDIPEVEVAELGVADRLGLGRRDRDDEVGPTS; from the coding sequence ATGATCAGGTTCGAGAACGTCACGAAGCACTATCGCGGCACCTCCCGCCCCGCCCTGAACAAGGTCGACTTCGAGGTGCTCCGCGGCGAGTTCGTCTTCCTCGTCGGCGCGTCGGGCTCGGGCAAGTCCTCGTGCCTCCGGCTGATCCTGCGCGAAGACGTGCCGAGCGACGGGCGGGTGGTCGTGCTGGGCCGCGACGTGCGCACGCTCTCCAACCGCAAGGTCCCCTATTTCCGTCGCCACATCGGAGCGGTGTTCCAGGACTTCCGGCTGCTGCCGTCCAAGACGGTGTTCCAGAACGTGGCGTTCACCCTCCAGGTGATCGGGTCGTCGCGTGCGTTCATCCAGCAGGCGGTTCCCGAGGTGCTGGCGCTCGTGGGCCTCGCCGGCAAGGAGAAGCGGTTCCCGCACGAACTCTCCGGCGGTGAGCAGCAGCGCGTGGCGATCGCACGGGCGCTGGCGAATCGGCCGCAGGTGCTCCTCGCTGACGAGCCCACCGGAAATCTCGACCCCGCCACCTCCGTGGACATCATGCAATTGCTCGCCCGGATCAACGCCAACGGCACCACCGTGGTCATGGCCACCCACGAGGCGGGGTTCGTCGACCAGATGAAGCGACGCGTGATCGAGTTGAAGAACGGCGAGATGGTGCGCGACGAACGCCACGGCGGGTACGGCGACACCTCGGCGATTCCGAGCCTCGCTCCCGAGCCCGAGCGGGGGGCCGCCGCCGTCGCCGCCCTCACGGCCGTGCTCGAACTCCAGCGCGAGGCCGCAGCGATGGCCGGGACGAGTCTCCCGACCGAGTCGGGGGCACCACCGTGGGCAGGCGAGACCCGCGAGTCGGCTCCTGAGCCCGCGACGATTCCGGCCGGCGCGCAGGCTCAGCAGCCGGAACGGGCCCCCGCGCCGGGGTCTGCGACGCACGGCATCACGCGACCGCAGACGCAGCCGGTGCCCGTGCAGGACATCCCCGAAGTCGAAGTCGCCGAGCTCGGCGTCGCCGATCGTCTCGGGCTCGGTCGTCGCGACCGGGACGACGAAGTCGGACCGACCTCATGA
- a CDS encoding DUF4397 domain-containing protein, giving the protein MRKTMVAGLTVGVVAALGLALPANASTSGEAQLSVLHGIPDTPVDVYVNGELTLDDFQPGDLAGPLALPADSYDIALTATDAADASEPILSTSVTLDAGVNYTATANLNEAGEPALNAFVNDTAQTAAGEGRLTVRHVAAAPAVDILAGGSPVVEDLTNPNEATLNLPAGTVSAAVALAGTTDPVIGPADVNVAEGTLTIVYAWGSAEAGNLALAVQTIDGLHGGPSGGVPSGAGGQLAAQDTLVQGAWLAAGLLVAFGVAGGTVVAVRARSGR; this is encoded by the coding sequence ATGCGCAAGACCATGGTTGCCGGCCTTACGGTCGGCGTCGTCGCGGCACTGGGCCTCGCCCTTCCCGCGAACGCGAGCACGAGCGGCGAGGCTCAGCTTTCGGTGCTGCACGGCATCCCCGACACCCCCGTCGACGTCTACGTCAACGGCGAATTGACCCTCGACGACTTCCAGCCCGGTGACCTCGCCGGTCCGCTGGCACTTCCGGCGGACAGCTACGACATCGCGCTCACGGCGACCGACGCCGCAGACGCGAGCGAGCCGATCCTGTCGACGTCCGTGACGCTGGACGCCGGCGTGAACTACACCGCGACCGCCAACCTCAACGAGGCCGGCGAGCCCGCCCTCAACGCGTTCGTCAACGACACCGCGCAGACCGCTGCGGGAGAGGGTCGCCTGACGGTCCGTCACGTCGCCGCGGCACCCGCCGTCGACATCCTCGCCGGTGGCTCGCCGGTCGTCGAGGACCTGACGAACCCGAACGAGGCCACCCTCAACCTCCCGGCCGGCACCGTCTCGGCCGCGGTGGCTCTCGCGGGCACCACCGACCCGGTCATCGGCCCGGCAGACGTCAACGTCGCCGAGGGCACGCTGACCATTGTCTACGCGTGGGGCTCGGCTGAGGCCGGCAACCTCGCTCTCGCGGTGCAGACCATCGACGGTCTGCACGGTGGCCCCTCGGGTGGTGTCCCGTCGGGTGCCGGTGGTCAGCTGGCTGCGCAGGACACGCTCGTGCAGGGTGCGTGGCTTGCCGCCGGCCTTCTGGTCGCCTTCGGTGTCGCCGGCGGCACCGTCGTCGCCGTCCGCGCCCGCAGCGGCCGCTGA
- a CDS encoding glycoside hydrolase family 65 protein — translation MCPASPEDDAAGAGGSDGGLLAPCPLCRRRASAWELDLREVDPALEGTREVLSTLANGYLATRGAAADRRFEPWWYPGTYVAGVFDRATTVTAGRIRVDESIVRLPDWLSLTVSPDAATGAPTVEHDHRLLDMRRGVLIREARVRGPDGFAASIRQERWVSLRHPHRARLLTRVTPHGWSGVLRIDSGIHAAVTNDGVASFTGLENRHLDVPLTGTEGGDAWVMVRTRQSRIDVALATRTSVDLDAVRWGRSDRNRAALAIDVVGDDGQAIRIDKSVAVFTSRDHAISEPLTAARRELDEMSSAQRDAREHRGEWRHVWRQLRLRVTLNAPHAGEQEAARREIRLHLFHVAQSLSRHTADADVGVPARGLHGEAYRGHVFWDELFVFPVLNLRMPELTRALLMYRYRRLPEARRRARELGFEGALFPWQSGSDGREETAPANFNPHSGRWVPDHSWRQHHVNLAVGYNVWQFYQVSGDRNFLASYGAEMLVDIARFWVSRVEEDPRSGRFHLRRMMGPDEFHDGYPDRPGEGIDDNAYVAVMTSWLLRAVLRAHAVLGARDDDQWEHLGVTEQELQRWDTVSRRLFVPFLDDGMLAQFDGYGALPDLDLDAYRRRYGDISRLDLLLEAEGDSANRYRVSKQADVLMLFYVLSAEELTEILDRLGYAFDPRSIPATIAHYLARTTHGSSLSRVVHAWVQVRGDRHASWHLLRDALGADIRDIHPGTTREGIHLGAMAATVDILQRCYFGVQVRDDVLILHPQLPDAISRLSTRLRYRGHRLELAATHAALELRAHGGSPEPVTILIDDARRTLVPGESITVRRARPGAGPAEPPA, via the coding sequence ATGTGCCCTGCTTCCCCGGAGGACGACGCCGCCGGGGCGGGGGGGAGCGACGGAGGCCTTCTCGCTCCGTGTCCGCTGTGTCGCCGGCGCGCGAGCGCGTGGGAGCTCGACCTGCGCGAGGTGGATCCGGCGCTCGAGGGGACGCGCGAGGTGCTGTCGACGCTCGCGAACGGCTACCTCGCCACCCGCGGCGCGGCTGCCGACCGCCGGTTCGAGCCGTGGTGGTATCCGGGCACCTACGTCGCCGGCGTGTTCGACCGGGCCACCACGGTCACCGCCGGGCGCATCCGCGTCGATGAGAGCATCGTCCGGCTTCCGGATTGGCTGTCGCTGACCGTTTCTCCGGATGCCGCGACGGGTGCGCCGACGGTGGAGCACGACCATCGCCTTCTCGACATGCGCCGTGGGGTGCTCATCCGGGAGGCCAGAGTGCGCGGACCCGACGGTTTCGCTGCGTCGATCCGTCAGGAACGTTGGGTTTCGCTGCGCCACCCCCACCGCGCGCGGCTTCTCACCCGTGTCACACCGCACGGATGGAGTGGTGTGCTGCGGATCGATTCGGGGATCCATGCCGCGGTGACCAACGACGGAGTCGCGTCCTTCACCGGTCTGGAGAACCGGCACCTCGATGTGCCTCTCACCGGAACCGAGGGGGGCGATGCCTGGGTCATGGTCCGGACGAGACAGTCCCGCATCGACGTCGCACTGGCCACGAGGACCTCCGTCGATCTCGACGCCGTGAGGTGGGGCAGGAGCGACCGCAACCGGGCAGCCCTGGCGATCGACGTGGTCGGAGACGACGGTCAGGCGATCCGGATCGACAAGTCCGTCGCGGTGTTCACATCACGCGATCACGCGATCTCCGAGCCGCTGACCGCCGCTCGTCGGGAGTTGGACGAGATGTCATCCGCGCAGCGGGACGCCCGTGAGCATCGAGGCGAATGGCGCCACGTCTGGCGTCAGCTGCGCCTGCGTGTGACCCTGAACGCCCCGCACGCGGGGGAGCAGGAGGCCGCACGTCGAGAGATCCGTCTGCACCTGTTCCACGTCGCCCAGAGTCTGTCGAGGCACACGGCCGACGCCGACGTGGGGGTGCCCGCTCGAGGGCTGCATGGCGAGGCCTACCGGGGACATGTCTTCTGGGACGAACTGTTCGTCTTCCCGGTGTTGAACCTGCGCATGCCGGAGCTCACGCGCGCTCTGCTCATGTACCGATACCGACGACTTCCCGAGGCGCGTCGCCGGGCCCGAGAACTGGGTTTCGAGGGAGCGCTCTTCCCCTGGCAGAGCGGGAGCGACGGACGGGAGGAGACGGCGCCGGCCAACTTCAACCCGCACTCGGGCCGGTGGGTGCCCGATCACTCCTGGCGGCAGCACCACGTCAACCTCGCCGTCGGCTACAACGTGTGGCAGTTCTACCAGGTGTCGGGGGACCGGAACTTCCTCGCCTCCTACGGGGCGGAGATGCTGGTGGACATCGCCCGGTTCTGGGTATCACGGGTCGAGGAGGATCCCCGGTCGGGACGGTTTCATCTTCGTCGGATGATGGGACCCGACGAATTCCACGACGGGTATCCCGACCGTCCCGGGGAGGGGATCGACGACAACGCCTACGTGGCGGTCATGACCTCGTGGCTGCTGCGCGCCGTCCTGCGCGCGCACGCCGTGCTCGGCGCGCGCGATGACGACCAGTGGGAGCATCTGGGCGTCACCGAACAGGAACTCCAGCGTTGGGACACGGTCAGTCGCCGCCTGTTCGTGCCGTTCCTCGACGATGGGATGCTCGCGCAATTCGACGGCTACGGTGCGCTTCCCGACCTCGATCTCGACGCCTACCGGCGCAGGTACGGCGATATCAGCCGGCTGGATCTCCTTCTGGAGGCCGAGGGGGACTCGGCCAATCGCTACCGCGTGTCCAAGCAGGCTGATGTCCTCATGCTCTTCTACGTCCTGAGCGCCGAGGAGTTGACCGAGATCCTGGATCGCCTCGGCTACGCCTTCGACCCCCGCTCGATCCCCGCCACGATCGCGCACTACCTCGCCCGCACCACCCACGGGTCTTCGCTCAGCCGTGTCGTGCACGCGTGGGTGCAGGTGCGAGGAGATCGACACGCATCCTGGCATCTCCTGCGCGACGCGCTGGGGGCCGACATCCGTGACATCCACCCCGGCACCACCCGCGAGGGCATCCATCTGGGAGCGATGGCGGCGACGGTGGACATCCTGCAGCGATGCTATTTCGGCGTCCAGGTGCGTGACGACGTCCTCATCCTTCATCCGCAGCTGCCCGATGCGATCTCACGGCTGTCCACTCGCCTGCGCTACCGAGGCCACCGGCTCGAGCTGGCCGCGACCCACGCAGCGCTGGAACTGCGAGCGCACGGCGGCTCGCCGGAGCCGGTGACGATCCTCATCGACGACGCACGTCGCACCCTCGTCCCCGGGGAGAGCATCACGGTGCGGCGCGCGCGGCCGGGCGCGGGCCCCGCCGAGCCTCCCGCCTAG
- the smpB gene encoding SsrA-binding protein SmpB, which yields MARERGEKVIATNRRARHDYLIDKTYEAGLVLTGTEVKSLRQGRANLTDGYAYIDGGQAFLDAVHIPEYSQGHWTNHAAKRTRKLLLHKDEIVKLSHAVSAGGYTLVPLRLYFSDGRAKVEIAVAKGKREFDKRQTLRERQDRREAERAMRTRNRLGD from the coding sequence ATGGCACGCGAACGCGGTGAGAAGGTCATCGCGACGAACCGTCGCGCGCGCCACGACTACCTCATCGACAAGACCTACGAGGCGGGACTGGTCCTCACCGGCACCGAGGTGAAGTCGCTGCGTCAGGGACGAGCGAACCTCACCGACGGCTATGCCTACATCGACGGCGGTCAGGCCTTCCTCGACGCCGTCCACATCCCCGAGTACTCGCAGGGACATTGGACCAATCACGCCGCCAAGCGCACGCGGAAGCTCCTCCTGCACAAGGACGAGATCGTCAAGCTCTCGCACGCCGTCTCGGCAGGCGGGTACACGCTCGTCCCTCTGCGCCTGTACTTCTCCGACGGTCGCGCCAAGGTCGAGATCGCTGTGGCGAAGGGCAAACGGGAATTCGACAAGCGACAGACCCTGCGCGAGCGTCAGGACCGTCGCGAGGCGGAGCGGGCGATGCGCACCCGCAATCGTCTCGGCGACTGA
- a CDS encoding anti-sigma factor, producing MQHLESHLDPEVLTLLAIGEPVATPAEQDHLSTCPRCAVELSALTRTVVAGRSTVLLEDLEAPPERVWSRISEELGFSAPAAISDAAATSEIDPRVETDLMDPTESEAERASGGARGASTPRRRRSGLIRGLFVLAASVAVLGVAVGGWALTRQATVVELASAELAAFPDHPGAEGSAVVVERGDETVIEVTLDADVDPDSNREVWLITEDATEIVSLGMLEGQTGEFVVPDTIDLREFVLVDVSDEPVDGDPTHSGDSIVRGALDFA from the coding sequence ATGCAGCATCTTGAGTCGCATCTCGATCCCGAAGTCCTGACGCTTCTTGCGATCGGGGAACCGGTGGCGACCCCCGCAGAACAGGATCACCTCAGCACCTGCCCTCGCTGCGCGGTGGAGCTGTCCGCTCTGACCCGCACCGTGGTGGCGGGTCGGTCCACCGTCCTGCTCGAAGACCTCGAAGCCCCGCCTGAGCGCGTCTGGTCACGGATCTCGGAGGAACTCGGATTCTCTGCTCCGGCGGCGATCTCCGACGCGGCGGCCACCTCGGAGATAGACCCTCGGGTCGAGACCGATCTCATGGACCCCACGGAGTCGGAAGCGGAGCGCGCATCGGGCGGTGCCCGCGGGGCATCGACGCCGCGTCGGCGGCGCAGCGGGCTCATCCGCGGGCTTTTCGTGCTGGCCGCCAGCGTGGCCGTCCTCGGCGTCGCTGTGGGGGGATGGGCTCTGACACGGCAGGCGACGGTGGTCGAGTTGGCCTCTGCCGAGCTGGCCGCCTTCCCCGACCACCCGGGTGCCGAGGGGTCCGCGGTGGTCGTCGAACGCGGAGACGAGACGGTCATCGAAGTGACCCTGGATGCCGATGTCGATCCCGACAGCAACCGCGAAGTGTGGCTGATCACCGAGGATGCCACCGAGATCGTCAGTCTCGGCATGCTCGAAGGGCAGACCGGCGAGTTCGTGGTGCCGGACACCATCGACCTTCGCGAGTTCGTGCTCGTGGATGTCTCCGACGAGCCGGTCGACGGGGATCCGACGCATTCCGGCGACTCGATCGTTCGCGGAGCGCTGGACTTCGCCTGA